DNA sequence from the Leopardus geoffroyi isolate Oge1 chromosome A3, O.geoffroyi_Oge1_pat1.0, whole genome shotgun sequence genome:
AGTGTGGCTCCAGAGGCCTTTCTGGCAGCCCTTTCCCTGCACCACAGCCCCCCATCTTCCTTCAGTAGCCATGCCCGTGCCCCTCTAGCCCTCCAGCCCGGAATGTCATTCTGCACATCTTGGAGTCTTTCTCACCCTTTTATATCTTCACTGCTTGTTCCTGTGTCTCTAGCTCTTAGGTCACTTTGCCTTGATGCAAGGGATTTGGACACACCCTGGCTCTCCTACTTTCTGCTCCTCCCAGGAATACTGTCACCCCCCACCCAGAAGTGCCACATAAAATGTATgtggtagggcgcctgggtggctcagtcggttaagtggccgacttcagctcaggtcacgatctcgtggtccgtgggttcgagccccgcgtccggctctggactgatggctcagagcctggagcctgcttctgattctgtgtctccctctctctctgcccctcccctgttcatgctctgtctctctgtctcaaaaataaataaaacgttaaaaaaaaaaatgtacgcGGCAGTGCTGGCATCAGAGCAGCCTGCATCTGATGGGCTCCAACCATCCCCACACGACAGTCATCTGCCCAGGCGCCACCTGGCTTATAAAAGACCACAGACAAGGTGAAGTGGCCCCCAGGATGGCAGAATGATGCCAGGCAGGCGCCTGACACGTCCCCAggacaggaaaatatttttcttccctttaataaCGGTTATTAAGGGGCCTGTGCCAACACACTGCCGCCAGGGTCCAGGCTTTGCTATCCGTACGGCTCCTACCACTCTGGGTCTccagcccaggcccagccctgAGGCCAGGATATACCTGTCTGCCCTCTGGTTGCCCTCTACCCATTCAATCCAATGGGAGGGGCTAGTCTTGCCACCTAGGGGATTTGATTTGACTTACACGCTTTCATTATCAGCATGTCAGTGATACCTTGGAGCCCTTTTCACTTCAATTCATTGTCTTCCTATCTCTGCCCCGCTCACTTGACCTCCCTGTGCATGCACCCAGTACCACACTGCAGAGTTAGGGTCAAAGACCTCCCCCGCTGCACAGTCACTCATGCACACAAACAGATCTTCACCCAAAcatcacacaaatatatacatacacacatgcagacacaggTAAATGCACACTGACATATGGCTAGATATTTAAAGACAGCCAAGCAGACATACAAACATAACAGATAGCATGTACATGTACATTACATGCACAGGTACAGCTATGCATgggcatgtgtatatatatatattgagttgaaccatatgaaattactGATATTcagtgttgggttttttgttgttgttgttgtttttttaattacagaaatagAATCGTGCCTTGTTGGCTCAGTCTATAAAGCACAttactcctgatctcagggttgcgagatcaagccccatgttgagcataCTGATTTCACTCGTTTTATCTGGTCTATGATCATGTTCAGGCCAGACACAGGTCCTTCTATGTCCACAAAGCTTCACACAGGGCCTAACACATTCgtggcagggggcagagggattTAGGGGTTCCCATGTCGAGCTGGGCCCTGGGACCCAAGATGAATGGGGCTGGGTTTAAAAAAGAATCTAACACAAACATCAGCATGGAGGGAAATATACAAAACTCTAGAGCCAAACTTGTACACCCGTGTTTAaagagcattattcacaatagccaaaaggtggaaacaacccaagtatccatcagtggttgaatggataaacaacgtggtatatacacacagtggactattatttagccttaaaaaggaaggaaattctgacatgtgctacaacatggatgaaccttgaggactttatgctaagtgaaatatgccagtcacaaaaggacaaatactgtttgATTCCACTGAGATGAGATGCTTAGAGTAGTCATATTCATTGAGTCAGAAAGTAGGGTGGtggtggggcacgtgggtgactcagttaagtgtccaacgtcggctcaggtcatgatctcacagttcgtgggtttgaatcccacattgggctctctgctgtcagcacagagtctgcttgggatcctctagtccccctctctctgctcctcccctgctcactctctctctttctctctcaaaaataacattaaaaaaaggaaaagaaaagaaatagtggtggttaccagaggctggaggagaggagggaatggggagttggTGTTTAATTAAGGGTACAGAGTTTCAactggggaagatgaaaaagttctggagatggatggtggtgattgTTGCACAACAgcatgaatgtacttaatgccactgaactgtatacttaaaaatggttaagatggtaaactttATAAGTCTttttccacaattaaaaatagtttttataaaaatagccaACAATATGTATCATCAGATAGATGTGTAAACATTGAGGGGTAAACACAGGAACCCAGCAACACAGAAACACCCTGTCTCCCCTCTCAGGAACAGTTCTCCAGCCCAGATAAGGGCCCACTTCTACCCGCAAACAAATCTGGAGATAAGGCCCTAATGAGGGCCCTGCCTCCCGGATACCCTTACAGCTCATCACCCTCCCACGGTCTGGCTCTGTTTACCCAATCTCTTACCGTTCATgtaatcccccacccccacccccggtgaAGGACCTCCTTAGAGCATCTGGTGTTCCAGtgtctgcccctgcctctggAATGGGATGGAATGGTCCAGCATCTCACCTCTTGGCCTTACCCTGACCCCTGGCCCCTCACTTCTAGGATCCTCAAAGACAAAGCCCCAGTCCCATTCATCTTGGGTCCCAGGGCCCAGCTCGACATGGGAACCCCTAGATCCCTCTGCTCCCTGCCGTGAATGTGTTAGGCCCTGTGTGAAGCCTCGTGGACATAGAAGGACCTGTGTCTGGTCTGAACATGATCACAGACCAGATAAAGCAAGTGAAATCAGTATTATACTGGGTTGTGAGACGTGATGTTAGGTCTCCTGTTGTCCAGGCCATCCTCATTGGACCTCATCCCACCTTAGAAGGGTAGCACCGTGAGTTGGCACTGTGCACTGTTGTCACCACTTCTGCCTGGCCTGCCTCCCTAACTAACTGCCATCTACTGTCCCCTCTTCTCCAGAGCAAAGCCTCTTACTCATGCTACTGAGGACTCTGGGACTGTGGCCCTTGTTAGGGGCAGAGAACAGAAACTTGCCTGCTCTCTTTGCCTCCTGACCTTGCAGTGTGCCCCCATTCCTCTAAAACAACCTTTCTTATGAGCCATTTAATACGCAGCCCctgaggtggggaggaagaatgTGGTGTGGCCCATGCCAGGCCAAGCCATGTGGAACAGCATTTCTCAGGGGCGGGCCTGGGTCCACCGTCCCAGGTGCACCGGGGTACTTGTAAAAAAGCAGGCTTCAGAGGTTTACTCAGATTTTCTGGATTTGGATCTCAGATGGGTGAATCCTGgggatctgcattttaacactCCCCAGCTGTTCCTGGGGACTAGGGTAAAAGCCACTGCTGGAAATCCTTGGAAGATGGACTCAgagccagggtggggggtgggcagtggacTGTGAGTGTCACAGTTAGGGAGGTAGAGAGCGGCAGAGCCATCATGGGAGCAGATGGGCCCAGACGGGGGACAGATAGGTGCTGATGTCCTTGACAGCTCTGTGTGACGCCCTCTTCAGTTCTTATTTAGGGCCTGTATGCAAGGTGTGCCAAGGCTTGTGATATCCACCGTGGTATGTTTAGGGTTATGGCTTGTCTCTGAATTAACATTTGGGTCAGTTCACATGGGTTTGATCGAAACGTATGGTCTGCATATGACATGTCAGCCTATCTACTTGTGTGTTCACGTCTTTATCTCGGTATCTTGAGTCATTTATCcaccctggtgtgtgtgtgtgtgcgagtgaatgtgtgtgtgttgtgcatgtgtgtgtctgaacAGGACTGGCCCCCTCTGGACCATAATCCAACCTCTATGGGGGCTCTGGAAGGTCAGGGTTTGGAGGAAACTTGGTGGGAGcctggtggggctggggcaggtgaaGGTGGGGTGgtgccagggtgggggtgggcaggagtgCGTACTAAGGGCCTGGCACTGCCATTTCCCTGAGCGGGCGAGTCTCAACAGCAGGCAGACAGGTGAGGCTGACCCGACAGGTTCCAGAGGCCAGGGGCAATGGGGCGGAGCATGGCTCTGATTTAGGGTGGCAACGTGTTGGGGGCCCTGGCACATACAGGGCGGGCAGGCAGGAGGTGGTTCTATTGGTATCTTCTTCCTGCTGCAGCCGGCCCAGGGTGCAggccatggagcctgctggagggTGAAGGCAGCCAGGTGGGCAGGAATGTTCGGAGGCCTAGGGCCTGGGGACTTGGGGGCCCAGGGCATGGCGGGACCCCTGCGGGGCCGGGTGGAGGAGCTGAAGCGGCCGTGGTGGCGGGAGGCCTCACCGCTGGTGCTCCAGCACAGTGAGGCTGCCCGGCTGGCGGCCGACGCCCTCCTGGAGCGGGGCGAGGCTGCCTACCTGCGGGTCATCTCCGAGGAGCGGGAGCTGCCCTTCCTGAGTGCTCTGGACGTGGACTACATGACCAGCCATGTGCATGGGGGCCCTGAGCTCAGCGAGGCCCAGGGACTGGAGGCCTCAGGGCCTGACCGCCTCAGCTTGCTCTCTGAAATCACCTCAGGCACTTACTTCCCCATGGCCTCTGACATAGACCCCCCGGACCTGGACTTGGGCTGGCCTGAGGTTCCGCAGGCCACAGGCTTCAGCCCCACCCAGGCTGTGGTCCACTTCCAGCGGGACAAGGCCAAGAACATCAAGGACCTTCTGCGTTTTCTCATCAGCCAGGCCCGCACGGTAAGGGCCTTATATCTTCAGACATTCATTCCACAGACGTgtaaactgagacccagggagggaaAGGGACCAACCCAAGGCCATATAAAGCAGTTTAGGGGCAGTACTGGGACTAGAACCTCTGGCCTCTATCAGATCGCCAGCTCCTAGAGGGTGGGCATGTGTTTTATTTGCCTTGGTAATCCTTTGACACTCAAGAGCATTACTCACCAGACACCCTAAAAATGCAGGCAAAATTGGGCATATTGCTAGGAGGGATCCTCTCTGCATCTTTCTTGGGAAAGAGTCCATGGCCTTCATCAGATTCTTGGAGAGTTTATGCTCCCAAACTAAGAAGTCCAAccttgatgaacatttgagtcACCCCCTTGACTTAtggtggaggaaactgaggccagagaggggctGGCACTTGCTCAGGAAGGTCCAGTCAGTTGGTGAAATAGAgctcagggagagagaaaggggccctGACTCAGGCCCTGGACCCAGGCTTGGCCCTGCCTCCTGGTGCACATCCCCAGCTGCACCTCACCCCTCGTATACTGCATCTCCAGCTGGGCCTGAAACAGGGAAGAAGGCACTGGTGCCTGGGCCTCAGCATGGCATTTGAGGGCCAGGATGATAGTTCTGCACCAAaagggaagaggggtgggggctTCTGGGCTCAGAGATGGGGAGCTGGGGctcaggagaaagaagagggggaggagagcaggTCCCATGATCAGTATCTGGGAAGACTCCAGCCACAGACTAACATAGCTCCATTCCTGAGCCCTGACCTCCGACTCAGGAGGCAGGGGAATGGATCAGATAACCCCACAAAGGGATTTGAGGTGGGTTAGACTCAGTGTCTTTGTCTGGGGGAGCAGCCTGCTGCAGAGATCAGGAGCCAGAAAGCTGGAATctcccaggtgcctccagagcCTCCTTGGCAAACCTGCCTGTGCCcgaggcaggggagggccaggccTGATTAGCACTGGGAATGGGGTTATTAGTGAGGTGGCTGCTGTTTTCACCCCCGGCCCTTTGATCTTTCTTACCTGACCTTGttccccccaccctcagccaGGCCTGTGCCGTGGACTAGGGCACCCTCCAGCACTTGCCTCCTCATCCTCATCTAGACCCTCCACCTCTGGGCCAGGAGCCAGGCTTCCACTCTGGGCTGTCACTGACTCTCAGAGTGACCTTGGGAAGGGCTTCCTTTTCCTGTGGGCCAATGTCCTTGTTTGTTAAGCAGGCAGCAGGAAaggaacatttattgagcttctgTTGTGTGTTGAGTATTTTCACATTGAATTCCTCATAACTACGAGATGTAGCtatcattatcttcatttaacagacaaggaaattgaggctcgCAGAGgtgaagaaacttgcccaaggctgTATCACTAGAAGTAGCAGAGTGCAGATTTGAACCCGGTTCTGTCCGGCTCCAGAGCTGCAGTGCTTTGCACCTCTTGCCTCAGCCTGGACGACAAAGGTGGTTCTCACAGCAGATATATGCAAAGGGAAGAAGGGGCAGTTGGGGGCTTGATGGTGTGAGGGGGTTTTCAGGGCTTCTGTGAGGCAGTCCATTAGATGAGGAGACCACAAGCCCCAGTCCCTCAACTGAGCAGAAAACTTGGTCTCACTTGGGGTGGGTGGAAGTGAGGGAGTCTGTGGGTATAAGATACCACACTAGACCTCTGTACCTttgtagggaaactgaggctggtcTGGCCAATGGCTCAAAGCCCCTAATAACTGGCCTGCAGCTCTAATTCTTGAGGAGGGAAACTTTGACAGCACTAGGGCTGGAGCTAGTGGGAGAGCATGAGGGCCTGCACTGGGAATTGGGGTCTAGTATCTGCTCCTGACTCCTTCCCTACTCTTGGCCTAGGTCTCCTCACAGACATCTTTGAGAAGCCCATGACAGATAAACCCTCTGTCCCCAGAAATATGCACACCGAAGCTTTCAAACGTATTTTGGGCATTCAAGACAGTGGAACGCCCGCTGAGTCTAAGTTAAGAACCTCTGAGCTAGGTTGTTGCTAAAAGCCCTTCCAGTCCAGATGTTCTCAAAGGCTCTGGCCTCCTGCTTTTAAGCCCAGTTCTCTTTTCCTGGGacctcagcccccacccctgggctGGGCAATATCCCAGGCAGGGCTGAAATTCTCCCTACGTCCTCCAGGTGGTAGCTGTCGTGATGGATATATTCACGGACATGGAGCTTCTGTGTGACCTCATGGAGGCCTCGAGCCGGCGTGGTGTCCCTGTCTACCTGCTTTTGGCTCAGGAGCACCTAAGGCACTTCCTGGAGATGTGCTACAAGATGGACCTCAACGGGGGGCACCTGCCGGTCAGTGAGGGACAGGGGCGGTaaccagggggtggggtggggagtcagggagggcAGAAGGGTCAGTaagcatgtggggggggggtcaatgGGAGTGGGCAACCTGACTTTCCTTAGCTGCTTAAGGTTAGAGACTGCAAGGGATTTAGACGTGGCTTGAGCCCCATTTTCTCAAGGTCACCACCCAACCTACCTCCCTCCTTGGCCCAGAACATGCGTGTGCGGAGCACATGTGGGGACACATACTGCAGCAAGGCCGGCCGCCGCTTCACGGGGCAGGCCCTGGAGAAGTTTGTTATCATCGACTGTGAGCAGGTGGTGGCAGGCAGCTACAGGTGAGCACAgggaacaggggagagaggggcggggggctgTGCCACCGGCTGGTGAGGGCACCTGGGATCTGGCAGCTTGAATTTACCTTCATCCACCCAACCTTGCAACACGGACTTGACGGctaccaagtgccaggcactgtgcaggcCTCAGGGCATAGTGGGGGGGAAAGACAGCCCCCCACTGGGCCCTGGAGGAGCTCACTCTGTGGAAGGATTACTTTAATGCCTTTGGCATATTGCACCTCAGAACTGGAGGGACTCCAGGGACTCTCATCCCcagtccattttacagatggggaagttgAGACCCTGAGATGGGAAACCATGTGCCCAAGTCCTCTAAGCTGAGTTAGGACTAGCACAGACTCTGAAGTCAGAGCTCTGTCGCCTCACGTGGGTCCTAATGGTGGTGGAGTTGTCTTGGTATGTTCACCTGGTTATGActgccccccccagccccaggctcctgCACTTTGCCTTCTGACCTTGACCCTCTGTTCCCAGCTTCACCTGGCTTTGCAGCCAGGCCCACACTAGCATGGTGCTGCAGCTGAGGGGCCGCATCGTGGAAGACTTTGACCGGGAGTTCCGCTGTCTGTATGCCGAGTCTCGGCCTGTGGAGGGCTTCTGCGGTGGTGAGAGTCCCGTATCTCCCAGGGCACTGTGTCCTCCCACAGTGGCCCTGGGCTTCCGGCCCAGTGTGTTGAGCCCTGCATCCTCCTCACCTTCCAGCACCAGCCTTAGCAGCATCAAACGCTCACCTCTAATGGACCACTCCTCTTACCTCAGTCCACCAGGAGGCGGTGGCTGCAGTGACACGGGTATGGGGTCCTCATCCCTGGGCCCTGCCTGCCGCGGGGCCAGTGGCCAGCCCTCTCTGAAGCGCCAGCTGTCTGACCCTAACCATGGCTCCCTGCCAGGGCCCTACAGGTCCAATCTAGGCAAGTTAGGGGTGTCCCCATGGTCCCagtcctcccctgccctcaaccACAATGGTGCCAGCCCCTTGACCCTGGCAGTGGGGTCACCTATGCTTGCCCGCCaacgccccctcctccccttcccccagggtGTTTCAGCCCTATCCCGGCTCCCAGAGAATGGGCTCCTGAGAAGCCAGGAGTCTAGTCCCCAACGAAGTCGCTGGGTACCTAGCACAGCCCTGGAGACAGTGGAGGAGAAGAAGGTGTCTCTGAATCAGAGCCATGGCCAGTTGGATCTCCTTGTCCCCTTCCCCAGAGCCAGAGAAGCTGGAGGCCCTGATTCTGGGGTTGACCCCAGCTTGGGCTCCTTCTGGCCTGAAGAGCAGGCTCCAGAGGACAGGCGGTTGTCCCCAAACCAGAGATATAACCAGCTGGATCTCCTGCCCCAGACCCAGGGTGCTGGGGGTACCCCTGAGTCAGGTTCCCCCAGACCTGGCAATCAAATTCCAGAGGACAAGAGGCTGTCCTCAAACCACAGCCACAGCCAATTGGAC
Encoded proteins:
- the FAM83C gene encoding protein FAM83C; its protein translation is MFGGLGPGDLGAQGMAGPLRGRVEELKRPWWREASPLVLQHSEAARLAADALLERGEAAYLRVISEERELPFLSALDVDYMTSHVHGGPELSEAQGLEASGPDRLSLLSEITSGTYFPMASDIDPPDLDLGWPEVPQATGFSPTQAVVHFQRDKAKNIKDLLRFLISQARTVVAVVMDIFTDMELLCDLMEASSRRGVPVYLLLAQEHLRHFLEMCYKMDLNGGHLPNMRVRSTCGDTYCSKAGRRFTGQALEKFVIIDCEQVVAGSYSFTWLCSQAHTSMVLQLRGRIVEDFDREFRCLYAESRPVEGFCGGESPVSPRALCPPTVALGFRPSVLSPASSSPSSTSLSSIKRSPLMDHSSYLSPPGGGGCSDTGMGSSSLGPACRGASGQPSLKRQLSDPNHGSLPGPYRSNLGKLGVSPWSQSSPALNHNGASPLTLAVGSPMLARQRPLLPFPQGVSALSRLPENGLLRSQESSPQRSRWVPSTALETVEEKKVSLNQSHGQLDLLVPFPRAREAGGPDSGVDPSLGSFWPEEQAPEDRRLSPNQRYNQLDLLPQTQGAGGTPESGSPRPGNQIPEDKRLSSNHSHSQLDLLVQYPKTGGSRVPPEANSSARADKQSLDERRQTLGHSQLDLITKFGPFRGEGPGPSGLPRPSPARKAGVGSGDENRLTLGHSKLDLITKYHQLQGTRQGPDPHLPGGPTGGHHNGSSNGLSGDEKRLTLGHSKLDLITKYNKSKFKLLRSRFES